A window of Bacteroidota bacterium contains these coding sequences:
- a CDS encoding ATP-binding protein, whose protein sequence is MKRKIEQQLKSLLFKGKALVIIGARQVGKTTMLQHLSSDFENTLWLNADIISVRQRLLNPTITDISNVIGNHKIVIIDEIQRIQNAGLLLKLMVDNFEDVQFIATGSSALEISDKIFEPMTGRHFLFYLYPFSLSEIYQGKSQFEIEQELAFHLIYGNYPEICVKRELAEIMLKNLSQQYLYKDVLIWKNIRKPELLDKLLKLLAYQVCSEVSVNELANQLKTKSETVENYIDLLEKSFVIYQLKSYSTNSRKEVSKMSKILFWDNGIRNSILDDYRDISQRNDIGQLFENFMIGERMKMNVWTRPSIRSFFWRNYNQSEVDYVESHHDKLSAYEIKWSKTKKNYISRAFTNLYPDAFTKIISPDDFITFTQ, encoded by the coding sequence TTGAAAAGGAAAATAGAACAACAATTAAAATCTTTGCTTTTCAAAGGAAAAGCACTTGTGATAATAGGAGCCAGGCAGGTCGGGAAAACAACCATGCTTCAACATCTAAGTTCCGATTTTGAAAATACGCTTTGGTTAAATGCCGATATAATTTCGGTTCGCCAACGCCTTTTAAACCCTACTATTACTGATATTTCCAATGTCATTGGCAATCACAAAATTGTTATAATTGATGAAATTCAGAGAATTCAGAATGCCGGATTGTTGCTAAAACTAATGGTTGACAATTTCGAGGATGTGCAATTTATAGCAACCGGTTCGTCAGCTTTGGAAATTTCGGATAAAATTTTTGAGCCAATGACAGGGCGACACTTTCTTTTTTATCTGTACCCTTTTAGCCTATCTGAAATATATCAAGGAAAATCACAATTCGAAATAGAGCAGGAGTTGGCGTTTCACCTTATTTATGGTAACTATCCTGAAATTTGTGTGAAACGTGAGCTGGCAGAAATAATGCTAAAAAATTTGTCGCAACAATATTTGTATAAAGATGTTTTGATTTGGAAAAATATTCGAAAACCCGAATTGCTCGATAAATTGCTAAAACTTCTGGCATACCAAGTTTGTTCTGAAGTTTCGGTGAATGAACTGGCTAATCAGTTAAAAACAAAATCGGAAACTGTCGAAAACTATATCGACTTGTTAGAAAAATCGTTTGTGATTTATCAGCTAAAATCTTACAGTACGAACTCTCGAAAAGAGGTGAGCAAAATGAGTAAAATTTTGTTTTGGGACAACGGGATTAGAAATTCGATTTTAGATGATTACAGGGATATTTCGCAAAGAAATGACATTGGGCAACTTTTCGAAAACTTCATGATTGGCGAACGGATGAAAATGAATGTTTGGACAAGGCCTTCAATACGAAGCTTTTTTTGGAGAAACTATAATCAAAGTGAAGTTGATTATGTTGAATCGCATCACGATAAACTTTCGGCATATGAAATAAAATGGAGCAAAACGAAAAAGAACTACATTAGTCGTGCTTTTACAAATCTATACCCCGATGCTTTCACAAAAATAATTTCTCCTGACGATTTTATAACATTCACTCAATAG